The genomic segment CTAATAACGTAAGTGGTGTAAGAGATGATGGAAAAGTTTCTGCAGAAGTAGGATTTCATTTAAGTGGTAATAATAGTCTTGTACCTGGTTCTCCAGATATAGATACTAAAGGTTCTATGACAATTACAAGTCAACAATTAGGAGATAAAGGAAGTGTTATTAGTTTTTCTGGAAAAATAACTGGAGATAAATTCCCTTCAAATGAAACTTTTATAACAGATTCTAATGGAGTTGGTGTCTTTCTAGGTGTTTCTGGAGCAGATGGTAACCCTCTTATTTCATTACCAGGTAATGGTAATGAAACTATGTCTACATTTAATATTAGTGTTAATTTTAATACTGATGGTGGTATAACTGGTGTTACTTATAATAAGAAAAATTACACAGTAGCCGAATGGAATAAACAATTCACAAAATTAGATCCAAAGGATGGTAATGTATCTACTAATAATAACTAATAAATTTAATAATGAAAGTTATAGCAACAATTTGGTATTATCTTTTTCCTATTCTTTTGATAGTAACACTCATAGTTATTTTAATCAGAAATTCTATTAAGATAAAACACGGTTTTAAATTATTTAGCAAAGTGTTTCTTTCTTTGATTTTAGGCTCATATATATACTATGTAATCTCGCTATTAATAAGTAGTAATAATAAAATTAATAATTATTTTACAGACTTTATAGCGATTAATAAAAGTTTTTATTTTTGGGTATATTATATTGCTTTTGTTTTTTTATTGATTAGTATTATATCAGTAATTTTTTATAATTTAACTTACAGAAAAACAAACCTTAATAAAAATTAAGATAATTAAAAGTTAATAATAAACTACAACCACCTTTAATGAGGTGGTTTTTTTATGGTTATTACTCAATATCTTTAAGAACGTTTTTAAGAGTAGATTTAAACTTACGTTTAGAAATAAAAGCATCAAGGATAGTAAAGATAGTTTTTTGTTCCTCTTTGGTAAGCGTATCAATTAAGGTAACACGTTCAATAAGTGTTTTATTAAGTGAGTTAATTTCTTTTAAATCGTTAGCATCCGTAAAAAGTTCAGCCATAGTAACACCCAAAGCTTTAGCAATCTTCTCCACAGTAGAAATAGAAGGGTCAGTTTTACCATTTTCAATTCTGCTATATTGGGCAGCTCCCATACTAATGGCAGAAATCACTTCTTTTTGAGAAAGTCCTTTAGCTTCTCTCAT from the Polaribacter cellanae genome contains:
- a CDS encoding helix-turn-helix domain-containing protein; translated protein: MINKAAKRRFVIALSNTIMISDNIKRMREAKGLSQKEVISAISMGAAQYSRIENGKTDPSISTVEKIAKALGVTMAELFTDANDLKEINSLNKTLIERVTLIDTLTKEEQKTIFTILDAFISKRKFKSTLKNVLKDIE